One window of the Larimichthys crocea isolate SSNF unplaced genomic scaffold, L_crocea_2.0 scaffold224, whole genome shotgun sequence genome contains the following:
- the LOC113744821 gene encoding RPA-related protein RADX-like isoform X2: MTTRDQRLYDAATRIIPDRTGPDSPVWKRTVVLSHDRTPVQASSPVVCRELLFVVDVQRYSRDQGSSVYFPQAVLSGDDLYDITLTDGDCRLAVTLDPGLNWLVERNILQPGSVLRNSTFTPAMAAQLPQCSGAETDSYRLLSVEVTDGAPGEEEEQDGVRRSDVDRDSLPWFGSSEPSGPLMVPLRANRSVFLPLWNNVDYSGEVWREAAPTEEEEEDEEEEEGDEARRPAVTVSELRQSFLSGRRGVTKGAVQHQLIVRIINKSHLMYYGRTDRNCDCPYKAVLEVCDRTGSVCVVLWNSVCVSWYRRLKPGDIISLRSYRVKQQYQTEPEDIEISVNSRNPTARLSVLPESSVSPEYQPPAPTYSFYHSKELLDRPHGAVCDVIGLLTFSGRPERIRSKDGRGAELLEYRWLRLEDGASSQPIMVKLFSTSQPESHRRLHPLSVVVCSRLKLIKAADRTDVSFYLTNTTYTQVYCTGNTSHTRRCTAQVTHHTHRCTAQVTHHTHTGVLHR, from the exons ATGACAACCAGAGACCAGAGATTGTATGACGCAGCCACACGGATCAtaccggaccggaccggaccggactcTCCAGTCTGGAAACGCACTGTAGTTTTGTCACATGATCGCACACCTGTCCAG GCGTCCTCTCCTGTCGTCTGCAGGGAGCTCCTGTTCGTGGTGGACGTGCAGCGTTACAGCAGAGACCAGGGCTCCTCCGTCTACTTCCCCCAGGCGGTCCTCAGTG GTGACGACCTGTATGACATCACGCTGACAGACGGGGACTGCAGACTGGCTGTGACTCTGGATCCTGGTCTAAACTGGCTGGTTGAGAGAAACATCCTGCAGCCTGGTTCAGTCCTACGTAACTCCACCTTCACCCCCGCCATGGCCGCTCAGTTACCACAATGCtccggggcagagacagacag CTACAGACTGCTGAGTGTGGAGGTGACAGATGGAGCTccaggtgaagaggaggagcaggatgGAGTCAGGAGGAGCGATGTGGACCGGGACTCTCTGCCCTGGTTTGGATCATCAGAACCATCAG gTCCTTTGATGGTTCCTCTGAGAGCCAATAGGAGTGTGTTTCTGCCTCTGTGGAACAATGTGGACTACAGCGGGGAGGTGTGGAGGGAAGCTGCTCccactgaggaggaggaggaggatgaagaggaagaagagggtgatgAGG CTCGACGTCCTGCTGTGACTGTGTCGGAGCTGCGTCAGTCCTTCCTGTCAGGGCGTCGGGGCGTCACCAAGGGCGCCGTCCAGCATCAGCTGATAGTACGCATCATCAACAAGTCACACCTGATGTATTAtgggaggacagacaggaactGCGACTGTCCATATAAG GCGGTGTTGGAGGTGTGTGACCGGACAGGAAGTGTGTGCGTGGTGCTgtggaacagtgtgtgtgtcagctggtACCGCCGTCTGAAGCCTGGTGACATCATCAGCCTGAGAAGCTATCGAGTCAAACAGCAATACCAGACTGAGCCCGAAGAcatag AGATCAGTGTGAACAGCAGAAATCCCACCGCTCGCCTGTCTGTCCTCCCAGAATCCTCTGTTTCACCTGAGTATCAACCACCTGCACCCACCTACAGCTTCTaccacag taagGAGCTCCTGGATCGCCCTCATGGcgctgtgtgtgatgtcatagGCCTGCTGACGTTCTCGGGACGACCAGAGCGAATCAGAAGCAAGG ATGGCAGAGGGGCGGAGCTTCTGGAGTATCGCTGGCTGCGATTGGAGGACGGGGCAAGCAGTCAGCCAATCATGGTGAAGCTCTTCTCCACGTCTCAACCTGAATCCCACCGCAGGCTCCACCCac TGTCTGTGGTTGTTTGTAGCAGACTGAAGTTGATCAAAGCTGCAGATCGGACAGACGTCAGCTTCTACCTGACAAACACAACGTACACACAGGTGTACTGCACAGgtaacacatcacacacacgcaggtgtACTGCACAGGTAACACATCATACACACAGGTGTACTGCACAGgtaacacatcacacacacacaggtgtactGCACAGgtaa
- the LOC113744821 gene encoding RPA-related protein RADX-like isoform X1 — protein sequence MWMTSICRTTDRQNSVSHNAPHCYCSPCLSDMAAAGCVLHRTLTRSRPGPNKASSPVVCRELLFVVDVQRYSRDQGSSVYFPQAVLSGDDLYDITLTDGDCRLAVTLDPGLNWLVERNILQPGSVLRNSTFTPAMAAQLPQCSGAETDSYRLLSVEVTDGAPGEEEEQDGVRRSDVDRDSLPWFGSSEPSGPLMVPLRANRSVFLPLWNNVDYSGEVWREAAPTEEEEEDEEEEEGDEARRPAVTVSELRQSFLSGRRGVTKGAVQHQLIVRIINKSHLMYYGRTDRNCDCPYKAVLEVCDRTGSVCVVLWNSVCVSWYRRLKPGDIISLRSYRVKQQYQTEPEDIEISVNSRNPTARLSVLPESSVSPEYQPPAPTYSFYHSKELLDRPHGAVCDVIGLLTFSGRPERIRSKDGRGAELLEYRWLRLEDGASSQPIMVKLFSTSQPESHRRLHPLSVVVCSRLKLIKAADRTDVSFYLTNTTYTQVYCTGNTSHTRRCTAQVTHHTHRCTAQVTHHTHTGVLHR from the exons ATGTGGATGACGTCGATCTGTAGAACTACAGATCGTCAGAACTCTGTCTCCCACAATGCACCGCACTGTTATTGTTCGCCTTGTCTGTCCGACATGGCGGCTGCTGGCTGCGTCCTCCACAGAACCCTGACCCGGTCCAGACCCGGTCCAAACAAG GCGTCCTCTCCTGTCGTCTGCAGGGAGCTCCTGTTCGTGGTGGACGTGCAGCGTTACAGCAGAGACCAGGGCTCCTCCGTCTACTTCCCCCAGGCGGTCCTCAGTG GTGACGACCTGTATGACATCACGCTGACAGACGGGGACTGCAGACTGGCTGTGACTCTGGATCCTGGTCTAAACTGGCTGGTTGAGAGAAACATCCTGCAGCCTGGTTCAGTCCTACGTAACTCCACCTTCACCCCCGCCATGGCCGCTCAGTTACCACAATGCtccggggcagagacagacag CTACAGACTGCTGAGTGTGGAGGTGACAGATGGAGCTccaggtgaagaggaggagcaggatgGAGTCAGGAGGAGCGATGTGGACCGGGACTCTCTGCCCTGGTTTGGATCATCAGAACCATCAG gTCCTTTGATGGTTCCTCTGAGAGCCAATAGGAGTGTGTTTCTGCCTCTGTGGAACAATGTGGACTACAGCGGGGAGGTGTGGAGGGAAGCTGCTCccactgaggaggaggaggaggatgaagaggaagaagagggtgatgAGG CTCGACGTCCTGCTGTGACTGTGTCGGAGCTGCGTCAGTCCTTCCTGTCAGGGCGTCGGGGCGTCACCAAGGGCGCCGTCCAGCATCAGCTGATAGTACGCATCATCAACAAGTCACACCTGATGTATTAtgggaggacagacaggaactGCGACTGTCCATATAAG GCGGTGTTGGAGGTGTGTGACCGGACAGGAAGTGTGTGCGTGGTGCTgtggaacagtgtgtgtgtcagctggtACCGCCGTCTGAAGCCTGGTGACATCATCAGCCTGAGAAGCTATCGAGTCAAACAGCAATACCAGACTGAGCCCGAAGAcatag AGATCAGTGTGAACAGCAGAAATCCCACCGCTCGCCTGTCTGTCCTCCCAGAATCCTCTGTTTCACCTGAGTATCAACCACCTGCACCCACCTACAGCTTCTaccacag taagGAGCTCCTGGATCGCCCTCATGGcgctgtgtgtgatgtcatagGCCTGCTGACGTTCTCGGGACGACCAGAGCGAATCAGAAGCAAGG ATGGCAGAGGGGCGGAGCTTCTGGAGTATCGCTGGCTGCGATTGGAGGACGGGGCAAGCAGTCAGCCAATCATGGTGAAGCTCTTCTCCACGTCTCAACCTGAATCCCACCGCAGGCTCCACCCac TGTCTGTGGTTGTTTGTAGCAGACTGAAGTTGATCAAAGCTGCAGATCGGACAGACGTCAGCTTCTACCTGACAAACACAACGTACACACAGGTGTACTGCACAGgtaacacatcacacacacgcaggtgtACTGCACAGGTAACACATCATACACACAGGTGTACTGCACAGgtaacacatcacacacacacaggtgtactGCACAGgtaa
- the LOC113744821 gene encoding RPA-related protein RADX-like isoform X4 has protein sequence MWMTSICRTTDRQNSVSHNAPHCYCSPCLSDMAAAGCVLHRTLTRSRPGPNKASSPVVCRELLFVVDVQRYSRDQGSSVYFPQAVLSGDDLYDITLTDGDCRLAVTLDPGLNWLVERNILQPGSVLRNSTFTPAMAAQLPQCSGAETDSYRLLSVEVTDGAPGEEEEQDGVRRSDVDRDSLPWFGSSEPSGPLMVPLRANRSVFLPLWNNVDYSGEVWREAAPTEEEEEDEEEEEGDEARRPAVTVSELRQSFLSGRRGVTKGAVQHQLIVRIINKSHLMYYGRTDRNCDCPYKVREGGVGGV, from the exons ATGTGGATGACGTCGATCTGTAGAACTACAGATCGTCAGAACTCTGTCTCCCACAATGCACCGCACTGTTATTGTTCGCCTTGTCTGTCCGACATGGCGGCTGCTGGCTGCGTCCTCCACAGAACCCTGACCCGGTCCAGACCCGGTCCAAACAAG GCGTCCTCTCCTGTCGTCTGCAGGGAGCTCCTGTTCGTGGTGGACGTGCAGCGTTACAGCAGAGACCAGGGCTCCTCCGTCTACTTCCCCCAGGCGGTCCTCAGTG GTGACGACCTGTATGACATCACGCTGACAGACGGGGACTGCAGACTGGCTGTGACTCTGGATCCTGGTCTAAACTGGCTGGTTGAGAGAAACATCCTGCAGCCTGGTTCAGTCCTACGTAACTCCACCTTCACCCCCGCCATGGCCGCTCAGTTACCACAATGCtccggggcagagacagacag CTACAGACTGCTGAGTGTGGAGGTGACAGATGGAGCTccaggtgaagaggaggagcaggatgGAGTCAGGAGGAGCGATGTGGACCGGGACTCTCTGCCCTGGTTTGGATCATCAGAACCATCAG gTCCTTTGATGGTTCCTCTGAGAGCCAATAGGAGTGTGTTTCTGCCTCTGTGGAACAATGTGGACTACAGCGGGGAGGTGTGGAGGGAAGCTGCTCccactgaggaggaggaggaggatgaagaggaagaagagggtgatgAGG CTCGACGTCCTGCTGTGACTGTGTCGGAGCTGCGTCAGTCCTTCCTGTCAGGGCGTCGGGGCGTCACCAAGGGCGCCGTCCAGCATCAGCTGATAGTACGCATCATCAACAAGTCACACCTGATGTATTAtgggaggacagacaggaactGCGACTGTCCATATAAGGTCAGAGAAG GCGGTGTTGGAGGTGTGTGA
- the LOC113744821 gene encoding RPA-related protein RADX-like isoform X3, with product MWMTSICRTTDRQNSVSHNAPHCYCSPCLSDMAAAGCVLHRTLTRSRPGPNKASSPVVCRELLFVVDVQRYSRDQGSSVYFPQAVLSGDDLYDITLTDGDCRLAVTLDPGLNWLVERNILQPGSVLRNSTFTPAMAAQLPQCSGAETDSYRLLSVEVTDGAPGEEEEQDGVRRSDVDRDSLPWFGSSEPSGPLMVPLRANRSVFLPLWNNVDYSGEVWREAAPTEEEEEDEEEEEGDEARRPAVTVSELRQSFLSGRRGVTKGAVQHQLIVRIINKSHLMYYGRTDRNCDCPYKAVLEVCDRTGSVCVVLWNSVCVSWYRRLKPGDIISLRSYRVKQQYQTEPEDIESSVSPEYQPPAPTYSFYHSKELLDRPHGAVCDVIGLLTFSGRPERIRSKDGRGAELLEYRWLRLEDGASSQPIMVKLFSTSQPESHRRLHPLSVVVCSRLKLIKAADRTDVSFYLTNTTYTQVYCTGNTSHTRRCTAQVTHHTHRCTAQVTHHTHTGVLHR from the exons ATGTGGATGACGTCGATCTGTAGAACTACAGATCGTCAGAACTCTGTCTCCCACAATGCACCGCACTGTTATTGTTCGCCTTGTCTGTCCGACATGGCGGCTGCTGGCTGCGTCCTCCACAGAACCCTGACCCGGTCCAGACCCGGTCCAAACAAG GCGTCCTCTCCTGTCGTCTGCAGGGAGCTCCTGTTCGTGGTGGACGTGCAGCGTTACAGCAGAGACCAGGGCTCCTCCGTCTACTTCCCCCAGGCGGTCCTCAGTG GTGACGACCTGTATGACATCACGCTGACAGACGGGGACTGCAGACTGGCTGTGACTCTGGATCCTGGTCTAAACTGGCTGGTTGAGAGAAACATCCTGCAGCCTGGTTCAGTCCTACGTAACTCCACCTTCACCCCCGCCATGGCCGCTCAGTTACCACAATGCtccggggcagagacagacag CTACAGACTGCTGAGTGTGGAGGTGACAGATGGAGCTccaggtgaagaggaggagcaggatgGAGTCAGGAGGAGCGATGTGGACCGGGACTCTCTGCCCTGGTTTGGATCATCAGAACCATCAG gTCCTTTGATGGTTCCTCTGAGAGCCAATAGGAGTGTGTTTCTGCCTCTGTGGAACAATGTGGACTACAGCGGGGAGGTGTGGAGGGAAGCTGCTCccactgaggaggaggaggaggatgaagaggaagaagagggtgatgAGG CTCGACGTCCTGCTGTGACTGTGTCGGAGCTGCGTCAGTCCTTCCTGTCAGGGCGTCGGGGCGTCACCAAGGGCGCCGTCCAGCATCAGCTGATAGTACGCATCATCAACAAGTCACACCTGATGTATTAtgggaggacagacaggaactGCGACTGTCCATATAAG GCGGTGTTGGAGGTGTGTGACCGGACAGGAAGTGTGTGCGTGGTGCTgtggaacagtgtgtgtgtcagctggtACCGCCGTCTGAAGCCTGGTGACATCATCAGCCTGAGAAGCTATCGAGTCAAACAGCAATACCAGACTGAGCCCGAAGAcatag AATCCTCTGTTTCACCTGAGTATCAACCACCTGCACCCACCTACAGCTTCTaccacag taagGAGCTCCTGGATCGCCCTCATGGcgctgtgtgtgatgtcatagGCCTGCTGACGTTCTCGGGACGACCAGAGCGAATCAGAAGCAAGG ATGGCAGAGGGGCGGAGCTTCTGGAGTATCGCTGGCTGCGATTGGAGGACGGGGCAAGCAGTCAGCCAATCATGGTGAAGCTCTTCTCCACGTCTCAACCTGAATCCCACCGCAGGCTCCACCCac TGTCTGTGGTTGTTTGTAGCAGACTGAAGTTGATCAAAGCTGCAGATCGGACAGACGTCAGCTTCTACCTGACAAACACAACGTACACACAGGTGTACTGCACAGgtaacacatcacacacacgcaggtgtACTGCACAGGTAACACATCATACACACAGGTGTACTGCACAGgtaacacatcacacacacacaggtgtactGCACAGgtaa